The following proteins come from a genomic window of Streptomyces sp. NBC_01716:
- the dacB gene encoding D-alanyl-D-alanine carboxypeptidase/D-alanyl-D-alanine endopeptidase, producing the protein MLEPKVWQLTAGSAVFGLVLAAGAVAMAGPWDSGQRKAERDWAAAQSPTGGAHHPGGGVRGPAPAPSAAGVLDELGAPVKSLSAPADLPADLRETLGPLLGSPDLGPAPAASVVDVATGEQLFGQRADRPMAPASTIKIATAVAALSALGPDHRIATTVVTADTKKSKGDDKGGDKSDKSSRSDDDKGDERPTEITLVGGGDATLDRKSLRALAHDTARALRDRGVHRVTVRFDVSLYSGPREHPIGPNDNIAPVTALMTGQGRLDDSARDSFGGPAPRSGDPAGDAADVFAELLGEGGVSTSKTPALGKAPKDADRLAVTYSRPVSALVERMLTNSDNDIGESLVRQVAIETGRPASFAGAQQAVQAELKKLKLPVDGALLRDGSGLNRHDRISSGLLTALLARAADPDRPELRPVLTGLPVAGFSGTLQGRYADGDAITGSGLIRAKTGTLTGVNSLAGTVVGPGGRLLAFAFLAEDAPAPDTAQQALDHLSAELVS; encoded by the coding sequence GTGCTTGAGCCGAAAGTGTGGCAGCTCACGGCAGGTTCCGCCGTGTTCGGCCTGGTACTGGCGGCCGGGGCGGTGGCCATGGCCGGCCCCTGGGACTCCGGTCAGCGTAAGGCCGAGCGCGACTGGGCGGCCGCCCAGAGTCCAACAGGTGGCGCACATCACCCGGGCGGGGGCGTACGCGGGCCCGCACCCGCGCCCAGCGCCGCCGGCGTGCTCGACGAACTCGGCGCGCCGGTGAAGTCCCTCTCCGCGCCGGCCGATCTCCCCGCCGATCTGCGCGAGACCCTCGGACCGCTCCTCGGCTCCCCCGATCTGGGACCGGCGCCCGCGGCGTCCGTCGTCGACGTCGCGACGGGTGAACAGCTCTTCGGACAGCGCGCCGACCGGCCGATGGCCCCGGCATCCACCATCAAGATCGCCACGGCGGTCGCCGCGCTCTCCGCCCTCGGCCCCGACCACCGCATCGCCACCACCGTGGTCACCGCCGACACCAAGAAGAGCAAGGGCGACGACAAGGGCGGGGACAAGAGCGACAAGAGCAGCAGGAGCGACGACGACAAGGGCGACGAGCGCCCGACCGAGATCACCCTCGTCGGCGGCGGCGACGCCACCCTCGACCGCAAGAGCCTGCGCGCCCTCGCCCACGACACCGCCCGAGCGCTCCGCGACCGGGGCGTGCACCGGGTCACCGTCCGCTTCGACGTCTCCCTCTACTCCGGCCCCCGTGAACACCCGATCGGCCCCAACGACAACATCGCGCCGGTCACCGCGCTGATGACCGGCCAGGGCCGGCTGGACGACTCCGCCCGTGACTCGTTCGGCGGACCGGCGCCGCGCAGCGGCGACCCGGCGGGCGACGCCGCCGACGTGTTCGCCGAGCTCCTGGGCGAGGGCGGCGTCTCGACCTCGAAGACCCCGGCCCTGGGCAAGGCCCCCAAGGACGCCGACCGTCTCGCCGTGACGTACTCGCGCCCGGTCTCCGCCCTGGTCGAGCGGATGCTGACGAACAGCGACAACGACATCGGCGAGTCACTCGTCCGGCAGGTCGCGATCGAGACAGGCAGACCCGCGAGCTTCGCCGGCGCCCAACAGGCCGTACAGGCCGAGCTCAAGAAGCTGAAGCTGCCCGTCGACGGCGCGCTCCTGCGCGACGGCAGCGGTCTCAACCGCCACGACAGGATCAGCAGCGGTCTGCTCACCGCGCTGCTCGCCCGAGCGGCCGACCCCGACCGGCCGGAGTTGCGGCCGGTCCTCACCGGGCTCCCGGTGGCCGGATTCAGCGGCACGCTCCAGGGCCGGTACGCCGACGGCGACGCGATCACCGGCAGCGGTCTGATCCGCGCCAAGACCGGCACGCTGACCGGTGTGAACTCCCTTGCGGGCACGGTCGTCGGCCCCGGCGGACGCCTGCTCGCCTTCGCCTTCCTGGCGGAGGACGCCCCGGCCCCCGACACGGCCCAACAGGCCCTGGACCACCTCTCGGCGGAACTGGTCTCCTGA
- a CDS encoding threonine/serine ThrE exporter family protein → MVRERDEAEERKPSPDEAHSAFTPPSGTEQVPAPEDGSTTSEFAVPEGLSAESTQETDHSAFDLPRTYRARQSPPAFTPAEGVPIVRLTKEAPWQDRMRTLLRMPVGDRPVVEIVQRHDETGPAVPRVLDLTLRIGELLLAGGEGAEDVEAAMFAVSRAYGLDRCEPNVTFTLLSISYQPSLVDDPVTASRTVRRRGTDYTRLAAVYTLVTDITTEDTDTSLEEAYRRLAEIRRNRHPYPGWALTCASGLLAGSASVLVGGGLIVFVAAMIGAMLGDRLAWLCAGRGIPEFYQFVVAAMPPAAMGVALTLGASATNWEIRPSAVITGGLFALLPGRALVAGVQDGLTGYYITAAARLLEVMYFFIAIVMGVLIALYLGVQLNAQLNPDVALRAAAGRPVLQICAAVALSFAFAILLQQERSTVLMVSLNGGVAWTVYGAMHDTGGISPVAATAVAAGVVGLFGQLFSRYRFASALPYVTAAIGPLLPGSATYFGLLGFAQNHVNAGLASLSTAAALALAIAIGVNFGGELSRLFLKVPGQGRGSTRRAAKRTRGF, encoded by the coding sequence GTGGTGCGCGAGCGGGACGAGGCGGAGGAGCGTAAGCCGTCGCCCGACGAGGCGCACAGCGCCTTCACTCCCCCGTCCGGGACGGAGCAGGTGCCGGCGCCCGAGGACGGAAGCACCACCTCGGAATTCGCGGTTCCGGAGGGCCTGAGCGCGGAGAGCACGCAGGAGACCGACCATTCGGCCTTCGACCTGCCCCGGACCTACCGTGCGCGGCAGTCGCCTCCGGCGTTCACTCCTGCGGAAGGCGTGCCCATCGTCCGGCTGACCAAGGAGGCGCCCTGGCAGGACCGGATGCGCACGCTGCTGCGGATGCCGGTCGGGGACCGGCCGGTGGTGGAGATCGTGCAGCGGCACGACGAGACCGGGCCTGCCGTGCCGCGCGTGCTCGACCTGACGCTGCGTATCGGCGAGTTGCTGCTGGCGGGCGGCGAGGGGGCCGAGGACGTCGAGGCCGCGATGTTCGCGGTCAGCCGTGCGTACGGTCTCGACCGCTGCGAGCCGAACGTCACCTTCACGCTGCTGTCGATCTCGTACCAGCCGTCGCTGGTGGACGACCCCGTGACGGCCAGTCGCACCGTACGCAGGCGGGGCACCGACTACACCCGGCTCGCCGCCGTCTACACGCTCGTCACCGACATCACCACCGAGGACACGGACACCTCGCTGGAGGAGGCGTACCGGCGGCTGGCCGAGATCCGCCGTAACCGGCATCCGTATCCGGGGTGGGCGCTGACCTGCGCGAGCGGGCTGCTGGCCGGGTCCGCGTCGGTCCTGGTCGGTGGCGGTCTGATCGTGTTCGTCGCGGCGATGATCGGCGCGATGCTCGGCGACCGGCTGGCCTGGCTGTGCGCGGGGCGCGGGATTCCGGAGTTCTACCAGTTCGTGGTCGCGGCCATGCCGCCCGCCGCGATGGGGGTGGCGCTGACCCTGGGCGCGTCCGCGACGAACTGGGAGATCCGGCCCTCGGCCGTGATCACCGGCGGGCTCTTCGCGCTGCTGCCGGGGCGGGCCCTGGTGGCGGGTGTGCAGGACGGGCTGACCGGCTACTACATCACCGCCGCCGCACGGCTGCTCGAAGTCATGTACTTCTTCATCGCGATCGTGATGGGGGTGCTGATCGCGCTGTATCTGGGCGTCCAGCTGAACGCCCAGCTCAACCCGGACGTGGCGCTCCGGGCCGCGGCGGGGCGGCCGGTGCTCCAGATCTGCGCGGCGGTGGCGCTGAGTTTCGCCTTCGCGATCCTGCTTCAGCAGGAACGGTCCACCGTGCTGATGGTGTCCCTGAACGGGGGCGTGGCCTGGACCGTCTACGGGGCGATGCACGACACCGGGGGGATCTCGCCGGTGGCGGCGACCGCGGTCGCCGCCGGTGTGGTGGGGCTCTTCGGGCAGCTGTTCTCCCGCTACCGGTTCGCCTCCGCGCTGCCGTACGTCACCGCGGCGATCGGGCCGCTGCTGCCCGGCTCGGCCACGTACTTCGGTCTGCTCGGTTTCGCGCAGAACCATGTGAACGCGGGGCTGGCCTCGCTCTCGACCGCCGCCGCGCTGGCCCTGGCGATCGCCATCGGGGTCAACTTCGGCGGCGAGCTCTCCCGGCTGTTCCTGAAGGTGCCCGGCCAGGGACGCGGTTCGACCCGCCGCGCGGCCAAGCGGACGCGCGGCTTCTGA
- a CDS encoding glutamate decarboxylase has translation MALRSGTEKSEGTTGGQADDQTERRRLSLNPFFGEADPVGGMSSAPPKHRLPDGPMPPSTAYQLVHDELMLDGNSRLNLATFVTTWMEKQAGVLMGECRDKNMIDKDEYPRTAELERRCVVMLADLWNAPDPSAAVGCSTTGSSEACMLAGLALKRRWMARNRDRYPGGARPNLVMGINVQVCWEKFCNFWEVEPRLLPMEGDRFHLDPRAAADLCDENTIGVVAVLGSTFDGSYEPVAELCAALDALQERTGLDIPVHVDGASGAMIAPFLDEDLVWDFRLPRVSSINTSGHKYGLVYPGVGWALWRTSAELPDDLVFRVNYLGGEMPTFALNFSRPGAQVVAQYYTFLRLGRDGYRAVQQTTRDVACALAEKIGEIDEFRLLTRGDQLPVFAFTTAPHVTNFDVFDVSRRLREHGWLMPAYTFPADREDLSVLRVVCRNGFSADLSALLLADLRLLLPELRLQPEPLGRDKAKATAFHH, from the coding sequence ATGGCACTGCGAAGCGGTACGGAGAAGTCCGAGGGCACCACGGGCGGCCAGGCGGACGATCAGACCGAGCGTCGCCGGCTGTCGCTCAACCCTTTCTTCGGGGAGGCCGACCCGGTCGGCGGGATGTCGTCCGCGCCGCCCAAGCACCGGCTCCCCGACGGTCCGATGCCCCCGTCCACGGCCTACCAGCTGGTCCATGACGAGCTGATGCTGGACGGCAACTCCCGGCTCAACCTGGCCACTTTCGTCACCACCTGGATGGAGAAGCAGGCCGGGGTGCTGATGGGGGAATGCCGGGACAAGAACATGATCGACAAGGACGAGTACCCACGGACGGCCGAGCTGGAGCGGCGGTGCGTCGTGATGCTCGCCGATCTCTGGAACGCCCCCGACCCCTCCGCCGCCGTCGGCTGCTCCACCACCGGCTCCAGCGAGGCCTGCATGCTCGCCGGGCTCGCGCTCAAGCGCCGCTGGATGGCCAGGAACCGGGACCGCTATCCGGGCGGCGCCCGGCCCAATCTCGTGATGGGGATCAACGTCCAGGTCTGCTGGGAGAAGTTCTGCAACTTCTGGGAGGTCGAACCCCGCCTCCTTCCTATGGAGGGTGACCGCTTCCACCTCGACCCGCGGGCGGCGGCCGATCTGTGCGACGAGAACACGATCGGCGTCGTGGCCGTACTCGGCTCCACCTTCGACGGCTCGTACGAACCCGTCGCCGAGCTCTGCGCGGCCCTCGACGCCCTCCAGGAGCGCACGGGGCTGGACATCCCCGTCCATGTCGACGGCGCGTCCGGCGCGATGATCGCTCCCTTCCTCGACGAGGACCTCGTCTGGGACTTCCGGCTCCCGCGCGTCTCCTCGATCAACACCTCCGGGCACAAGTACGGCCTGGTCTACCCGGGTGTCGGCTGGGCGCTGTGGCGCACGTCGGCCGAACTGCCCGACGACCTCGTCTTCCGCGTCAACTATCTGGGGGGCGAGATGCCCACCTTCGCGCTGAACTTCTCACGGCCCGGCGCGCAGGTGGTCGCCCAGTACTACACGTTCCTGCGGCTCGGCAGGGACGGATACCGCGCCGTCCAGCAGACCACGCGGGACGTGGCCTGCGCGCTCGCCGAAAAGATCGGGGAGATCGACGAGTTCCGGCTGCTCACCCGTGGCGACCAGCTGCCCGTCTTCGCCTTCACCACCGCCCCGCATGTGACGAACTTCGATGTCTTCGACGTCTCGCGGCGGCTGCGGGAGCACGGCTGGCTCATGCCCGCCTACACCTTCCCGGCCGATCGCGAGGATCTGTCCGTCCTGCGCGTGGTGTGCCGCAACGGATTCTCGGCCGACCTCTCCGCGCTGCTGCTCGCCGATCTGCGGCTGCTGCTGCCCGAACTGCGGCTCCAGCCGGAGCCGTTGGGCCGGGACAAGGCGAAGGCCACGGCCTTCCACCATTGA
- a CDS encoding zinc-dependent metalloprotease — translation MTSIGGAEMVDWNLAVATATRLARPGPEVSRDEAREIVAELRRHAKAAEEHVRGYTRMIPEGHEPPDTPVLVVDRAGWIKANVAGFRELLKPLLDKMQDRRSGTPGGAVLGAVGGKVTGVELGMLLSFLSSRVLGQYETFAPPSRDLPSSDGGGGRLLLVAPNIVHVERELDVDPHDFRLWVCLHEETHRTQFTGVPWLRDHLEGEIQSFLEETEVDPSTVVERLREAAQSLTGNRPEGEDEDDGRSLVELVQTPAQKEILGRLTAVMSLLEGHADYVMDGVGPQVVPTVAEIREKFQQRRAKGASRLDQALRKLLGLDAKLRQYRDGERFVRAVVEEVGMDGFNRVWTSPNTLPTKAEIAKPADWIARVHRKAES, via the coding sequence ATGACGAGCATCGGTGGGGCCGAGATGGTGGACTGGAATCTCGCGGTCGCAACCGCGACCCGCCTCGCGCGGCCGGGACCGGAAGTGAGCCGGGACGAGGCCCGCGAGATCGTCGCCGAGTTGCGGCGGCACGCCAAGGCGGCCGAGGAGCATGTGCGCGGCTACACGCGGATGATCCCCGAGGGCCACGAGCCACCGGACACCCCGGTCCTGGTCGTGGACCGGGCCGGCTGGATCAAGGCGAACGTCGCGGGCTTCCGTGAGCTGCTCAAACCGCTCCTCGACAAGATGCAGGACCGCCGGTCGGGCACCCCGGGCGGCGCCGTCCTCGGCGCGGTGGGCGGCAAGGTGACCGGCGTCGAGCTGGGCATGCTGCTGTCGTTCCTGTCGTCGCGCGTTCTCGGCCAGTACGAGACGTTCGCCCCGCCCAGCCGGGATCTGCCTTCGAGTGACGGCGGCGGCGGCCGGCTGCTGCTGGTCGCGCCGAACATCGTCCACGTCGAGCGCGAACTGGACGTCGACCCGCACGACTTCAGGCTCTGGGTCTGTCTGCACGAGGAGACCCACCGCACCCAGTTCACCGGCGTGCCGTGGCTCCGTGACCACCTTGAGGGTGAGATCCAGTCATTCCTGGAGGAGACCGAGGTCGACCCCTCCACCGTCGTGGAACGCCTGCGTGAAGCGGCCCAGTCGCTCACCGGTAACCGTCCAGAGGGTGAGGACGAGGACGACGGCCGGAGCCTGGTCGAGCTCGTCCAGACCCCCGCCCAGAAGGAGATCCTCGGCCGGCTCACCGCCGTCATGTCCCTGCTCGAAGGCCATGCCGACTATGTGATGGACGGGGTCGGGCCGCAGGTCGTACCGACGGTGGCCGAGATCCGCGAGAAGTTCCAGCAGCGCAGGGCCAAGGGCGCCAGCCGGCTCGACCAGGCGCTGCGCAAGCTGTTGGGTCTGGACGCGAAGCTGCGGCAGTACCGGGACGGGGAGCGTTTCGTACGCGCCGTGGTGGAGGAGGTCGGCATGGACGGCTTCAACCGCGTCTGGACATCCCCCAACACCCTTCCTACGAAGGCGGAGATCGCCAAACCGGCGGACTGGATCGCGCGGGTGCACCGCAAGGCCGAGTCGTAA
- a CDS encoding inorganic diphosphatase, whose amino-acid sequence MEFDVTIEIPKGSRNKYEVDHETGRIRLDRRLFTSTSYPADYGFVENTLGEDGDPLDALVILDEPTFPGCLIKCRAIGMFRMTDEAGGDDKLLCVPASDPRVEHLRDIHHVSEFDRLEIQHFFEVYKDLEPGKSVEGADWVGRAEAEAEIEASYKRLEAQGGAH is encoded by the coding sequence GTGGAGTTCGACGTCACCATCGAGATCCCTAAGGGTTCGCGAAACAAGTACGAGGTGGACCACGAGACCGGCCGGATCCGCCTTGACCGTCGTCTCTTCACCTCGACCAGCTACCCGGCCGACTACGGCTTCGTCGAGAACACCCTCGGCGAGGACGGCGACCCGCTGGACGCGCTGGTCATCCTGGACGAGCCGACGTTCCCCGGCTGTCTCATCAAGTGCCGTGCGATCGGCATGTTCCGGATGACGGACGAGGCCGGCGGCGACGACAAGCTGCTGTGCGTCCCCGCGTCGGACCCGCGCGTGGAGCACCTGCGGGACATCCACCACGTGTCGGAGTTCGACCGCCTGGAGATCCAGCACTTCTTCGAGGTCTACAAGGACCTGGAGCCCGGCAAGTCGGTCGAGGGCGCTGACTGGGTGGGCCGTGCCGAGGCCGAGGCCGAGATCGAGGCCTCGTACAAGCGACTTGAGGCGCAGGGCGGCGCGCACTAG
- a CDS encoding MerR family transcriptional regulator — protein MSYSVGQVAAFAGVTVRTLHHYDEIALLSPSSRSHAGHRRYDDADLDRLQRILFYRELGFPLEGVAVLLDDPDADPQEHLRRQHELLSDRIAQLRRMAAAVEHAMEARKMGIDLTPEEKFEVFGGKDPERYSEEAEQRWGGTREYDETQRRVARYTKDDWKRMQDEVADWGARYDALMDAGEPPAGERAVAMAEEHRRHITKWFYDCTPQIHRGLGDMYVSDERFREFYDSMRPGLAEHLRDAIHANADRRA, from the coding sequence ATGAGCTATTCCGTGGGACAGGTGGCGGCTTTCGCCGGAGTCACGGTGCGCACGCTGCACCACTACGACGAGATCGCGCTGCTCTCCCCGAGCAGCCGCAGCCACGCGGGCCACCGGCGGTACGACGACGCCGACCTGGACCGCTTGCAGCGGATCCTGTTCTACCGGGAACTCGGCTTCCCACTCGAAGGCGTCGCGGTCCTTCTCGACGATCCGGACGCGGACCCGCAGGAGCACCTGCGCCGCCAGCACGAGCTGCTGTCGGACCGTATCGCCCAACTGCGGAGGATGGCCGCGGCCGTGGAGCACGCCATGGAGGCGAGGAAAATGGGCATCGATCTCACGCCCGAGGAGAAGTTCGAGGTCTTCGGGGGCAAGGACCCGGAGCGCTACAGCGAGGAGGCGGAGCAGCGCTGGGGCGGGACGCGGGAGTACGACGAGACCCAGCGGCGGGTCGCCCGCTACACCAAGGACGACTGGAAGCGGATGCAGGACGAGGTCGCCGACTGGGGTGCGCGCTACGACGCGCTCATGGACGCGGGGGAGCCCCCGGCCGGCGAGCGGGCCGTGGCGATGGCCGAGGAGCACCGCCGGCACATCACCAAGTGGTTCTACGACTGCACGCCTCAGATCCACCGGGGCCTCGGCGACATGTATGTGTCCGACGAGCGGTTCAGGGAGTTCTACGACTCGATGCGCCCGGGACTGGCCGAGCACCTGAGGGACGCGATCCACGCGAACGCGGACCGACGCGCGTAG
- a CDS encoding DedA family protein: protein MTNIALGPSWLDPDYLIGTFGLIGVLVIVFAESGLLIGFFLPGDSLLFTTGLLVTAGTLDRPLWLVCLLVVLAAILGDQVGYLFGRKVGPSLFKRPDSKLFKQENVETAHEFFEKYGPKSLVLARFVPIVRTFTPIIAGVSRMNYRSFVTFNIIGGVLWGAGVTLLGAALGKIDFVHKNIEMILILIVALSVLPIVIEFLRARSHSKKAAAAGEPTGPAGPPDLAGPTAPGQHTHVPQDFQTQQLRVTRDEYGAPRPYATPEAPDDPETPPRGRHARR, encoded by the coding sequence GTGACAAACATTGCGCTCGGACCGAGCTGGCTGGACCCGGACTATCTGATCGGGACCTTCGGCCTGATCGGCGTCCTGGTCATCGTGTTCGCCGAATCCGGCCTGCTCATCGGCTTCTTCCTGCCGGGCGACTCGCTGCTCTTCACCACCGGACTGCTCGTGACGGCCGGCACGCTCGACAGGCCGCTGTGGCTCGTCTGTCTTCTCGTCGTGCTGGCGGCGATCCTCGGCGATCAGGTCGGCTATCTCTTCGGCCGCAAGGTCGGCCCCTCGCTCTTCAAGCGCCCCGACTCCAAGCTCTTCAAACAGGAGAACGTGGAGACAGCGCACGAGTTCTTCGAGAAGTACGGGCCCAAGTCGCTGGTGCTGGCGCGCTTCGTGCCCATCGTGCGGACGTTCACGCCGATCATCGCGGGCGTCAGCCGCATGAACTACCGGTCGTTCGTCACGTTCAACATCATCGGTGGCGTGCTCTGGGGCGCGGGCGTCACGCTGCTCGGCGCCGCGCTGGGCAAGATCGATTTCGTCCACAAGAACATCGAGATGATCCTGATCCTGATCGTGGCGCTCTCGGTGCTGCCGATCGTGATCGAGTTCCTGCGGGCCCGTTCCCACTCCAAGAAGGCCGCCGCGGCGGGCGAGCCCACCGGCCCCGCCGGACCCCCGGACCTCGCGGGACCCACGGCGCCGGGGCAGCACACCCACGTACCGCAGGACTTCCAGACCCAGCAGCTGCGCGTCACGCGCGACGAGTACGGCGCCCCCCGGCCGTACGCCACACCGGAGGCGCCGGACGACCCGGAGACCCCGCCGCGCGGGCGCCACGCCAGGCGCTGA
- the tilS gene encoding tRNA lysidine(34) synthetase TilS has translation MGPHPAVAAIRLAVRRVLHDVISECSELASSDTERSRPTPAAGAGSAAAPPPAGGRPLVLVACSGGADSMALASALAFEARKLSVRAGAVTVDHGLQPGSDLRAAEVVSRLVAMRLDPVESVAVTVGRDGGPEAAARDARYAALDAAAERHGAVAVLLGHTRDDQAETVLLGLARGSGTRSLSGMAPVSGATGRYRRPFLQLDRQTARKACLVQAIPVWDDPHNADPAYTRSRLRHEGLPALEKALGKGVVEALARTAQLSRDDADALDAWAADAESAVRDDAGQLECAKLYALPPAVRRRVLRRAAVVAGAPAGSLFARHIEEIDRLITGWRGQGAINLPGRVEAQRQGGRLVIRQG, from the coding sequence ATGGGTCCCCATCCTGCGGTCGCGGCGATACGCCTGGCGGTCCGCCGCGTACTCCACGACGTCATCAGCGAATGCTCCGAACTCGCGAGCTCCGACACCGAGCGCTCCCGGCCCACCCCGGCGGCCGGAGCCGGCAGCGCCGCCGCACCGCCCCCGGCCGGCGGCCGGCCGCTGGTGCTCGTCGCCTGCTCCGGCGGCGCCGACTCCATGGCTCTCGCCTCCGCCCTCGCCTTCGAGGCCCGCAAGCTCTCCGTCCGCGCGGGCGCCGTCACCGTCGACCACGGCCTCCAGCCCGGCTCCGACCTCCGTGCCGCCGAAGTCGTCAGCCGGCTCGTCGCGATGCGGCTCGACCCCGTCGAGTCCGTGGCCGTGACCGTCGGCCGTGACGGAGGGCCCGAGGCCGCCGCCCGCGACGCGCGTTACGCGGCCCTCGACGCCGCCGCCGAGCGGCACGGCGCCGTGGCCGTCCTGCTCGGACACACCCGCGACGACCAGGCCGAGACGGTCCTGCTCGGTCTCGCCCGCGGCTCCGGCACCCGCTCGCTCTCCGGGATGGCCCCCGTCTCCGGCGCCACCGGCCGCTACCGCCGCCCCTTTCTCCAACTCGACCGGCAGACCGCCCGCAAGGCCTGTCTGGTCCAGGCGATCCCGGTCTGGGACGACCCGCACAACGCCGACCCCGCGTACACGCGTTCGCGGCTGCGCCACGAGGGCCTGCCCGCCCTGGAGAAGGCGCTCGGCAAAGGCGTCGTCGAGGCCCTGGCGCGTACGGCGCAGCTCTCCCGTGACGACGCCGACGCCCTCGACGCCTGGGCGGCCGACGCCGAGTCAGCTGTACGGGACGACGCCGGACAGCTGGAATGCGCCAAGTTGTACGCGCTGCCGCCCGCGGTCCGCCGCCGTGTCCTGCGCCGGGCCGCCGTCGTCGCCGGCGCTCCCGCGGGGTCGCTCTTCGCCCGGCACATCGAGGAGATCGACCGGCTGATCACGGGCTGGCGGGGCCAGGGAGCCATCAACCTGCCGGGCCGCGTCGAGGCCCAACGGCAGGGTGGCAGACTGGTCATCCGGCAGGGCTGA
- a CDS encoding ion channel protein: MRVATDAPSAPASPSGRTLLPLILPSLVVGVVASLVLLGISELADLLEDVLWKTIPDALGVGRHSSLWMIVMLTATGLAVGLVVRQVYGHAGPDPATTGLVDPPLPPGVVPGLLLASGLALAGGVSLGPENPITAANIALAYWLGRKAAPAAPAALWVSLAAAGTVGALFGTPVAAALILTETFATRPGPGSLWDKLFGPLVAAGAAGLTTVLIDHPSFDLSLPNHPGARWSDALAALVIAPLAAVLGMAAVYALPYAHSAFRRLGHPVLALTAGGLLLGLLGALGGFLTLFKGLDEVKTLAADPDGWSAGQFALMAVVKAAALVTATACGFRGGRIFPAVFVGVSFGLCAHALVPAVHPTVGVTCGVLGVLLAVTRQGWLSLFTAAVLAADPNLLPLLCVATLPAWLLVTGRPKMQLDADGTSLR, from the coding sequence ATGCGCGTGGCCACTGACGCTCCGTCCGCACCCGCGTCCCCCTCCGGGCGCACCCTCCTGCCCCTGATCCTTCCCTCCCTGGTCGTCGGTGTGGTCGCGAGCCTTGTGCTGCTCGGGATCAGCGAACTGGCCGACCTGCTGGAGGACGTGCTCTGGAAGACGATCCCCGACGCGCTGGGCGTCGGCCGGCACTCCTCTCTCTGGATGATCGTGATGCTGACGGCGACCGGGCTCGCGGTGGGTCTGGTCGTACGGCAGGTGTACGGGCACGCGGGACCCGACCCCGCCACGACCGGGCTCGTCGACCCGCCGCTGCCGCCCGGTGTCGTGCCCGGTCTGCTGCTGGCCAGCGGCCTGGCGCTGGCGGGCGGGGTGAGCCTCGGGCCCGAGAACCCGATCACCGCGGCCAACATCGCGCTCGCCTACTGGCTCGGCCGCAAGGCCGCTCCCGCCGCGCCGGCCGCGCTCTGGGTCTCGCTGGCCGCCGCCGGCACGGTCGGGGCGCTCTTCGGTACGCCCGTGGCCGCCGCGCTGATCCTCACGGAGACCTTCGCGACCCGGCCGGGACCGGGCTCGCTCTGGGACAAGCTCTTCGGGCCGCTGGTCGCCGCCGGGGCCGCCGGGCTGACGACCGTACTGATCGATCACCCCTCCTTCGACCTGTCCCTGCCCAACCATCCGGGCGCGCGCTGGTCCGACGCGCTGGCCGCGCTCGTGATCGCACCGCTCGCCGCGGTCCTCGGCATGGCCGCCGTGTACGCCCTCCCGTACGCCCACAGCGCCTTCCGGCGCCTGGGGCACCCCGTACTCGCCCTGACCGCCGGCGGGCTGCTGCTGGGCCTCCTCGGGGCGCTCGGCGGCTTTCTCACGCTCTTCAAGGGCCTGGACGAGGTGAAGACGCTCGCCGCCGACCCGGACGGCTGGTCGGCCGGGCAGTTCGCGCTGATGGCGGTGGTGAAGGCGGCGGCGCTGGTGACCGCGACGGCCTGCGGCTTTCGCGGCGGCCGGATCTTCCCGGCCGTCTTCGTCGGCGTCTCGTTCGGTCTGTGCGCCCACGCGCTCGTGCCCGCCGTGCATCCGACCGTGGGAGTCACCTGCGGGGTGCTCGGGGTGCTGCTCGCCGTCACCCGGCAGGGCTGGCTGAGCCTGTTCACCGCGGCCGTCCTCGCCGCGGACCCGAATCTGCTCCCCCTGCTGTGCGTGGCCACCCTCCCCGCCTGGCTGCTGGTGACGGGCCGTCCGAAGATGCAGCTCGACGCGGACGGCACCTCCCTGCGGTGA